The window TGAGCTAACATTATTAAAAACGCTTTGgggcaaaacaaaaagcattCAATTAAGTaagcaaaaagttttcatcaCCAAACACAGCACACAAATACTCTTTCCTTTTTAATGGATCTCTATGGCTAAATGGAAATGGAATAGAATATGGAAATTGTGTTTggcatttcaaaaaaaattctttaacGTTTTATAATTAGTTTGTTTGATTTTCAAATACTTTCAAATATTGCAATTTATaactacaaaattttcaaagtttagGGAAATTTTTAAAGTAGTTTTCTAAATATCTTGAAAAGTTTCCATGGTTTTGTGAAATTCTTAATTAATGCTTTAAATATCCTCTTTAATTTTGGTTAAACTCACAAATGTTTAGAAACTCGTTAGGGAAAGAGTATGAaatgcatataaatatttagacaaactaataaaaattaataaaatgcGAAAGGCAGCCAACTCTCATCCTGGTTAGTTAGTGGaaacataaattaattaaaataaaaaattgcatgccaaacaaaaaaacaaaatacgtTTAAAATGTTGCCAAATTGTTAACACAACCCCGGAATACATACACgtaaatatacacacacacacacagacacactctCATCTCATGTACTGTAAatatgcacacacactcacacacaacaCCCAAACAATTCTAACAGCCACTGCAAATTGTAAATTATGTACTTGTTATaagaattgcaaaaaaaaaataaaacaaataaagaaacatGTCGCTTGAATTTCTATAAACATAGACAGCAGGGTGGACCATCTAAATGCAATCAACTTCTAAAtcaaacatttatataaaaaaaaaataaaaaaaaaaaaataaatataaaactgTTTAAGTAGGTATTAGTTTTCATTGAGCTGAATATAATCGtgtaattaatatattttacaatatTCGTCTTAATTTCTTACAAATTTACATTTTCAGGACATACATTTTTAACTTAAATGATTTCTTCGTTTTTGTTAGCCTACTTTTAGGATCTACGtaataaatataattcaaAGAAAACCTAACAGATtaattattcaatttatttatttatcgaTCTGGCAACAtctgaaattttttgaattgcaTTTAGTCCACCCTGCATAGAAACAAGagagttaaaaaaaaacacccacTATCCGCTAAAAAAAGCATTTATACGATGTCAAAAATTATTACCAACAAGAATAATGcataacaaaaatgaaagCTAACCAAATACTCCCACGTTGACAATTAAGTTAGTTGACCATTAATTTCAACCCACATCAAcgcatatttatataaatacgTAACATACTTATCCCTAAAAGCAAAATGGATAAACTCTAACAAATCCAAACATCCAGATGCcaactatatataaatacatacatatacctaACATATATCATAGGCTTTAGTTTTGTGTTTCTTAATGATAAGAGTGATAATGTACATTAAATGGAAAATGAGTCCCagctaaaaatcaaaaattatggGACAATTAAAACACAGAAAAATCTATTTCCAATTGCTTCATATgcaaacaaatgaaacaaaaaaaaaaaacaaatacaacagAAAAtgctaaaacaaaaatatttatagagTTTGTATTTCTTGGACATTGgaacttatatatatagagtcAACTACTAATTTGATTTAGGGAGAGGCCTTTTGAACCATAAATAACTTGTTTTCGTTTCGAAACGTTCCCCATCAAAATGATTATTCTATATATTctattctatatatatgtaccttaATCGAAAGTTAATTATTAGGGCAGAGTTTAAAACTATGATATATTTTTAGATTATACAATAGGCCAAAAAAATGTGTTATCATGGTTAGAAAGCTCActacaattaaaatttgttttgaaatCTTTACTAGTTTTTAGTTCCAGCTATGACTTTTTTAATTGTCCGAATTATATGCCTCAACGGTTGATTGACCCATGACAAAATATACATTTGGTGAACAAATACTTTACTTTTAATTGAAGTTGGTACTCAAAGCTGAATAAATGAATCTATTATATTTTTGCTTAATGGCGATTGCGGTTATGGGTTTTCAAATAGACCAGGTAATCGTCAATTTATCCAAATTCTAtgaaaacttaatttttgtaCTTAAAGATCAATTCGCTGGTGGAGTTTACAAACCTGAAATGCATTCCAATCGACGAAGAATTCGCAGGATTTGAATACTGTCAGATCAAAGCTATAAATCGTACCTACAAATATATATCCCTCAAAGTAAACTTGTTTAAAAAGCCAGTGGAAAAGATCTCAGTAAGTATATCTTGAAATATATTATAGGAAAATGATCCACTATGGCAATTAATTCACTTTAGGTAAATATATCTGCGTTGAAAAGACTAAATGGGTATAAACCATTTCTATATAATATCACATTCGATGCATGCAAATTTTTGGCTTCCAAAAATAAGAATTTGGTTATTAATTACTTTTATAATTTGATCAGTTCCCACTCCACAATGAACCACACTTGTCCATTTAATGTAAGTGATTTTTATGCAAAGGGTGTTCGATATATATAACATTAATCTTGGAAAATTTAACAAGAGGATCTTATTTTGGAAAAGTTAACAGCAgagtttttaaattatcaaTTCGTTACGGTTTTGCCAATTCCTGAAGGACAATATGCTTTGTTTACTAGCTGGTATGCCTATGGTATCAAGAGAGCCGAAGTTCAATTCTATGCTAAAATATCATAAAGATTTAAACCTCAATGAAATGTATTTAATATCTTAAAAAAGTTCAATCAAAGTTTATCAACCTGCTCTCAAAATCATTGCTTGTTTCGAAGTTACTGTTAGATATACTTATATTTCAGTGGTCGACTTTTTGTTGAGTGGAAATAAAAGCACCTTGTGGTGGTTTCTTTGCTGTTTGCTAATCGTGGAGTGAAGGTAGGAAATTGACTTAGTCAATCATATTTAATTCTGATTTTAAATGCCTAAAAGATATATTATACGATGTATTTGCCTTTGCTATAAGCCAAAACTAAGTTATGACAAAAGGTAAACCACTGTGCGCCCCATGAGACAGGTGCGCTAATGGAAgtgatttatatatttataaacaattaatgTTTTCTAGTTCCAGTAATGACTTTTTAAATTGTCCGAAATATATGCCTCAAAGGTTGATTGACttttagaaaaatatacatttggtgaacaaatattttacttttaatCGAAGTTTGTATTGAGAGCTGAATAGATGaatctattatttttttgccttaTGGCGATTGCGGTTATGGCCTTTCAAATAGACCAGGTAATtgttaatatattaaaaatgttatgTGAACTTCATTATTATACTTAAAGACCAATTCACTGGTGGAGTTTACAAACCTGAAATGCATTCCAATCGATAAAGAATTCGCAGGATTTGAATACTGTCAAATTAAGGCAATAAATCGGACCTACAAATATATATCCCTCAAAGTAAACTTGTTTAAAAAGCCAGTGACAAAGATTTCAGTAAGTATATCTTGAAATATAGTATAGGAAAATGATCCACTATGGCAATTAATTCATTTTAGGTGAATATATCTGCGTTGAAAAGACTAAATGGCTATAAACCATTTCTATATAATATCACATTCGATGCATGCAAATTTTTGGCTTCCAAAAATAAGAATTCGGTTATTAATTACTTTTATAATTTGATCAGTTCCCACTCCAATATGAACCATACTTGTCCATATAATGTAAGTGATTTTTATGCAAACGGTGATCGAAAAATGTAATATTAACCTTGGAAAATTTAACAGGACGATCTCATTTTGGAAAAGTTAACAACTGAGTTTTTGAATTATCAATTGGTTACGGTCTTGCCAGTTCCTGAAGGACAATATGCTTTATTTACTAGCTGGTATGCCTATGGTATTAAGAGAGCCGAAGTTCAATTCTATGTTAAAATATCATAAAGATTTAAACCTCAATGAAATGTATTTAATATCTCAAAAGAGTTGAAATCAATGCTTGTATCCTTTAGTTGCTCTTAAAATCAATGCTTGTTTCTAAGTTATTGTTAGATATATATTTCAGTGGACAACTTTTTGTTGAGTGGGAATAAAAGCACCTTGTGTTGGTTAATATAGCATTCAAAAGTTTTAGAATAAATCGAATGGATTTTTATGCCTCCAGATATAATATTTCGAATGACACAAGTTTATTTAGTGTGTTCTAATCGTGAACTATAAGCTAAAACTAAATTATGACATAAGAACTTATATTAAAAGCATTAACTCCCTGTTCACCTTATTgtattttgataaaataacTCTAACGTTACTACAAAAGATTT is drawn from Drosophila willistoni isolate 14030-0811.24 chromosome 2R unlocalized genomic scaffold, UCI_dwil_1.1 Seg167, whole genome shotgun sequence and contains these coding sequences:
- the LOC6642483 gene encoding uncharacterized protein LOC6642483 — encoded protein: MAIAVMAFQIDQTNSLVEFTNLKCIPIDKEFAGFEYCQIKAINRTYKYISLKVNLFKKPVTKISVNISALKRLNGYKPFLYNITFDACKFLASKNKNSVINYFYNLISSHSNMNHTCPYNDDLILEKLTTEFLNYQLVTVLPVPEGQYALFTSWYAYGIKRAEVQFYVKIS